Genomic window (Candidatus Nitrosocosmicus franklandus):
ATCTTCAATCTTTCTTTAATTAAGACGATACCATAATAGGATGCCAATCCAAGAACAATACCCAAGAAGAATGCAGACTGTCCGGTAATAAAACCAGCTGCAGGAGTAATACCTGCTAGACCAGAAATTCCACCGTTTATTACCGCGCTGACGGTAGGCTTTCCTGTTCGGGCCCAGCTTATCAGCACCCATACAAGCGCACACGTAGCAGCACCTATCTGTGTAGCCAAAAATGCACTAGCCGCTAATTGTCCAGAAGCTAAAGCACTACCTGCATTAAATCCAAACCATCCTAACCACAAAAGCATTGCACCGATGGCAGCAAGTGGCAGGTTATGAGGAACCATAATCTCTGGTCCATATCCTTTGCGTCTGCCCAGTACAAGTGCACACGCCAAGGACGCCATACCCGCACTAACGTGGATAACTATACCGCCAGCAAAATCATAAACACCTAGTTGAGCTAGCCAACCTCCACCCCATATCCAGTGAGCAAGTGGATAGTAAACTATCAAGCTCCAGAGTATGACAAACAGAATAAAGCCGCTCCATCTAACACGCTCCGCAAATGCTCCTGTAATTAGCAATGGTGTGATTACTGCAAACATCATTTGGTAAGTAGCAAATGTAACTCCTGGTATGGTGGGCGCTATATCCATAGCCTCACTAAATGGCACGTTCTCATAGAAGAAATTGGAGAGGTCCCCTATAACACCGCTAACATCTGGCCCAAATACCAATGTAAAGCCTACTATAAACCACATTGTTGATAGCAGGGCCATGCCAGTTATTGTTTGCATGATTACAGATAAAGAATTTTTTAATCTGATTAATCCCGACTCAAAAAAACCCAGAGCAGGAGTCATCAAAAATACTAACCCAGTGGCGACTAACATCCACGTGGTATCACCAGTATCTATTGCCAACGGTCACAAAAGGTTTACAGTAGATTATAAAGTTTTTCCTTTTTTGTTTAATAATTTT
Coding sequences:
- a CDS encoding ammonium transporter, with amino-acid sequence MAIDTGDTTWMLVATGLVFLMTPALGFFESGLIRLKNSLSVIMQTITGMALLSTMWFIVGFTLVFGPDVSGVIGDLSNFFYENVPFSEAMDIAPTIPGVTFATYQMMFAVITPLLITGAFAERVRWSGFILFVILWSLIVYYPLAHWIWGGGWLAQLGVYDFAGGIVIHVSAGMASLACALVLGRRKGYGPEIMVPHNLPLAAIGAMLLWLGWFGFNAGSALASGQLAASAFLATQIGAATCALVWVLISWARTGKPTVSAVINGGISGLAGITPAAGFITGQSAFFLGIVLGLASYYGIVLIKERLKIDDALDVSSVHGITGITGALWIGLFATSAINSAGPDGLFYGNPMQLPIQAFGIGVGAVLAFVGTVVVLKIIQYTVGLRVSEEEEDLGLDISYHQEVAYENK